A region of the Methylomagnum ishizawai genome:
TGGGTGAGCGAGTCCCAGCCGGTGTGGGTCCAGGCCCCCAGGACCACCGAGACGGCCAAAGCCACCCACTCGCCGGGACGGCTGGGTCCGGGGGCTTGCGTCAAGGGCCAGAGCGCGGCCCGGTGGGGTTGGGGCAGGGCGTGGCACAGCGGCTTGCGGAGCCCATAGGCCAAGCCATACAGGCAGAGGCCCGAGGGCAGGCCGACGAGCAAGCTACCCGCTCCGGTATGGGCGAGGGTGGCCCAATCGAAGCGCTGGAGGTAGTAGCCGAGATCCGGGCTTAGGCTCCCGGCCACCAAAGCCCCGCAGCGCAGCCAGGCGGGGCAATAAGGCCACAACGGCAGGACGGCGGCGGGATGGGCGAAGGTCCACGGCATCGGCGGGTCGGCGCTACGCTTCGCGCAGCCACTGCGCCACATCCTTGGCGTAATAGCTGAGGATGGCGTCGGCCCCGGCCCGCTTGAGCGAGAGCAAGGCTTCCAACACGGTCTTGCGCTCGTCCAGCCAGCCGTTCTGGGCGGCGGCCTTGAGCATGGCGTATTCGCCGCTAACTTGGTAGGCCAAGGTCGGCACGCCGAATTCGTCCTTGATGCGGCGGATGATATCGAGATAGGGCAGGCCCGGTTTCACCATCACCATATCCGCGCCTTCGGCGAGGTCCAGCGCCACCTCGCGCAGGGCTTCGTCGGAATTGGCCGGGTCCATTTGATAGCTATATTTATCGCCCCCGGCCAGATGGGCGGCGGAACCCACCGCGTCGCGGAAGGGACCGTAGAAGGCCGAGGCGTATTTGGCGGAATAGGCCAGGATGCGGGTATTCACTTGGCCTTGGGCTTCCAAGGCGGCGCGGATCGCCCCGATCCGGCCATCCATCATATCGGAGGGGGCCACGATATCCGCGCCCGCCGCCGCATGGGACAGCGCCTGCTTCACCAGCACCTCGACCGTGGCGTCGTTGACCACGTAGCCTTGCCCGTCGATCAAGCCATCCTGGCCGTGGGTGGTGAACGGGTCCAGCGCCACGTCGGTCATCACCCCCAATCCCGGCACGGCCTGCTTGAGGGCGCGGACGGCGCGTTGGGCCAGCCCCTCCGGGTTGTGGGCCTCGGCGGCGTCCAGGGATTTGAGTTCCGGCGGCGTCACCGGGAATAGCGCCACCGCCGGGATGCCCAGCGCGTGGGCGGCGGCGCATTCCTCGACCAGGAGGTCGATGCTGAGGCGTTCGACGCCGGGCATGGAGGCCACGGCCTCGCGGCGGTTCCCGCCTTCCAGCACGAACAAGGGATAGATGAGGTCGTCCGGGGCGAGCCGGGTTTCGCGCATCAGGCGGCGGCTGAAATCATCGCGCCGCATCCGGCGTAATCGGGTTCGGGGGTAGAAAATGCTATGATTCGATGGCATGTCGGTCCGGGCGTTCGACCGGGGCGGGGACTCGGTAGTGTATCCCGGCCTCTCGGGTTATGATAAAAAAGATCAAAGGTTTAGAGTTTCAGGAGTTTATAAATGAAATTTACCAAATCTTCCTTCGGCTTGGCGAGTTGGGCCGGTGTGCTTGGGCTGTTGCTGGGTCTGTGCGCCGCGACGGTACGGGCGGAGGAAGGCTTGCTCCCGCCGCAAGTGGTGATCCAAAAGACCGCCGACCAATTGCAGGTCTCCTTGCAAAAGCCCGAATACAAATCCGATTTCCGCAAAGCCACGGCCCTGGTCGACCAGATCATCGAGCCGCAAATCGACTTCGACCGGGTGTCGGTCTTGATCCTCGGCAAGCTCTGGAAGACTGCCAGCCCGGAGCAAAAGGACCGCTTCAAAAAGGAATTCCGCCTCTTGCTGGTGCGCACCTATACCACCGCCTTCACCGAGTATGCCGATTGGAAAATCCGGTATCTGCCGCTGGAAATGAATCCCGCCGATAAGAAGGTGATGGTCCGCACCGAAATCCTCCAATCCGGCGCCCAGCCCGTGGGCGTGAACTACCGCATGATTCTGGAGGGCAGCCAATGGAAGGTCTACGATGTGCTGATCGAGGGGGTCAGCCTGTTGCAGAACTACCGCTCCAGCTTCACCGAGGAAGTCGCCCGCACCGGCTCCCTCGACCAACTCATCGCCCACCTCACCGAGCGCAACGCCGCCGCGCTGAAAGAGCCGGTCGGCAAGAAAGGCTCATAGCCAATCCCTGGGCCGCAGGAAGTCCCGGTACAAGGCTTCCTCCGGGCTGCCCGCCTCGGGTTTCCAGTCATAACGCCAATGCGCCACTGGCGGCAGCGACATCAGGATGGATTCGGTCCTGCCGCCCGACTGTAGCCCGAACAACGTCCCCCGGTCGTACACCAAGTTGAATTCCACATAGCGCCCGCGCCGGTAGAGCTGGAACTCCCGTTCCCGCGCACCGTGGGGCGTGGCTTTGCGTTCCCGCACGATGGGCAGGTAGGCCGGCAGGTAATGGTCGCCCACGCTGCGGAGGAAGGAGAAGCTGCGCTCGAAGCCCCCTTCGTTCACATCGTCGAAGAACAGCCCGCCCACGCCCCGCGTCTCGCCCCGGTGCTTCAGGAAAAAATACTCGTCGCACCAGCGCTTGAAGCGGGGATAGACCTCCGGGCCGAAGGGTTCGCAAGCGGTCCGAGCCGTCCGGTGCCAATGCGCGGCGTCTTCCTCGAACGGGTAATACGGCGTCAGGTCGAAGCCGCCGCCGAACCACCAGACCGGGGCTTCGCCCTCTTTCTCGGCGATGAAGAAGCGCACATTGGCGTGCGAGGTCGGCACATAGGGATTCAAGGGGTGCACCACCAGGGACACGCCCACGGCCTGGAAGCCACGCCCGGCCAGTTCCGGCCTGTGCGCGGTGGCGGAGGGCGGCAGGGTCTTGCCCGCGACATGGGAGAAATTCACCCCGGCCTGCTCGAAGGTTTGGCCGCCCGCCATGACACGGGTCCGGCCCCCGCCGATGCCGCTGGCATAGGTCCAATTGTCCTCCTGGAAGCGGGCTTCGGGTTCTTCCGTTTCCAGGGCGGCGCAAATCCGGTCTTGTAGGTCGAGCAAATAGGTTTTGACGGCGGCGAGGTCCGGGGTATTCATGCGCTGGGCTCCTGGCTGTGATGCGATGGGGTACGCGCCGCGTACCGCCCGGCGCATGGTACGCGGCGGCGGGCCGAATGGCTATCATGTTGCTTCCGCTTTTTAGATGGTAGCCCTGCCGCGATGATCGATAGCCCCGAACTTGCCGCCTACGCCACGCTGGCCGAAACTTTCCCCGAACCCGTGTTCCGGCCCTGGTTGGAATCGTTGCCCGCCCAACTCGCCCGCGCCTTTGCCGCCGACCACCACGGCGATTGGCCGCGCTGGCGCGAAGTCCTGCGCCGCTTGCCGCCCATCCAACCCGCCTGGGTCAATTTGAACGCCGACGCCGTCCAACTTAAAGGCCGGGCCGACGCGGCGGCGGAATTGGCCTTGATCGAAACCCTGCTGCGGGAACTGCATCCCTGGCGCAAAGGGCCGTATGACGTGCTGGGCATCCCTATCGACACCGAATGGCGCTCCGACCTGAAATGGCGGCGGCTGGAATCCGCCATCCAGCCCTTGGCCGGGCGCACCGTGCTGGATGTGGGCTGCGGCAATGGTTATCACGCCTGGCGCATGGTCGGGGCCGGGGCCGGACGGGTGATCGGTATCGATCCCACCTTGCTGAGCGTGGCGCAATTCCTGGCGATCCGCCATTTCGCGGGGGATTTCCCGGTGTATGTGCTGCCGGTGGGCATCGACGATGTACCGCCCAACCTCGGGGCGTTCGACACGGTGTTCTCGATGGGCGTGCTTTATCACCGCCGCTCGCCCTTGGATCATTTGCTGGAACTCAAGGGCTGTATGCGAGAGGGGGGGGAACTGGTGCTGGAAACCTTGGTGATCGAGGGCGGGGCCGGGCAGGTGTTGGTGCCGGAGGACCGCTATGCCCGGATGCGCAATGTCTGGTTCATCCCGTCCTGCCCGACGCTGGAAGGCTGGTTGAAGCGCTGCGGCTATCGCAATATCCGCTTGATCGACGTGACCCCGACCACGGCGGAGGAACAGCGCTCGACCGATTGGATGCGGTTCCAGTCCTTGCCGGATTGCCTCGATCCCGCGAATCCGGGCTTGACGGTCGAGGGCTTGCCCGCGCCGAGAAGGGCGGTGTTTTTGGCGGAGGGGCCGTAGCGGCGGGGTTGGACGGGCCGATTCACACGCCAGCAACATAAGCCGGTTAGCGTGCCCCTCCCACCGGCTTGGCCCGCACAGGTTCCCATGTCCCCCGATCCACGCTTCCGCCCGCTCGAAAGCCTGCTCCGGCAACACCTCGATAATTCCATCGCCTGCGGCCAGGAACTCAAGCGCTTGTTCGGCCACCTCGACGCGCCCCAAGCCCATATCGCCGAGATCAGGCGCATGGAGGAGTTCGGCGACCGGCTCACCGCCGAGGCCCACCGCGCCCTGGAAGACCCCCCCTATTCCGAACTCATCCACCTGACCCAGCTTTGGGTCAAGCACCTCGACGATATCATCGACGGACTCAACAACACGGCGCGGGTCATCGATATCTTCACGCCGGAACGGGCCGAGCCGGACGCCCAGCGCATCCTCGCGATCATCCTGGAGATGGCGGCGCGGCTCGCGGTCGAGGTGTGGCGCTATCCCGGCAATACCCTGGACGGGGTGCGGGACTGCCGGGAAGCGCTCAAGCGCTGGGAGGAAGAAGCCGACGCCATCTATCACGAATGGCGCAAATCGCACCGGCGGCATAGTTCGCTGTCGCTGATTTCTGAGCTGGATTGGACCGAAATCCTGGGACTCCTGGAAGCCACCACCGACGCCTGCTACCACTCGGCGGTGTTGTTGGAGCGGATCACCCGCCACCATCTGCGGCAAGCCGCGTCCTGAGTCCGGCGAGCGTCCACCCTGTGGCGGCTGGTATGCTTGCGGGCCTCGAGCCGCTACCCGCCACCCGCCATGAGCAAAGACCAACTGTTCCGCGCGCCCCAGCCCATCGCCGGGGATTTCAATTTCGGCCAGGAAACCGCCCTGGTGTTCGACGATATGCTGGACCGCTCCGTGCCCTTCTACGCCGAGCTACAGCGCATGATCGGCGAAATCGCCGCCGACTTCGCCGCCGAGGGCAGCCGTTTGTACGATCTCGGCTGTTCCACCGGCACCACCTTGCTGTGCCTGGACCGGATGGTGCCGCCGGGCGTGGCCTTCGTCGGGGTGGATGCTTCGCCCGAGATGCTGGAACAGGCCCGCCAAAAATTGGCCCGCCATGGTCTGGCCCGGCCTTGCGAACTGGTCCGGCAGAACCTCGATCAAGGCGTCGCCCTGGTCGATGCCTCCGTGGTCGTCATGAACCTGACCCTGCAATTCGTCCGCCCCCTGCACCGCGACCGTTTGATCGCCGCCATCGCCCAGGGCACCCGTGCCAACGGTTGCTTGATCCTGGTGGAAAAGGTGCTGGGCCAGGATTCGACCCTGAACCGGCTGTTCATCAAATACCATTACGATTTCAAGAAGCGCAACGGCTATTCCGAATTGGAAATCGCCCAGAAGCGGGAAGCGTTGGAAAACGTGCTGATCCCCTATCATTTGGAGGAAAACCGCGAACTCCTGCTCCGCAATGGCTTCAGGACTTGCGATGTGTTTTTCCGTTGGTATAACTTCTGCGGGATGCTGGCGATCAAATAAGCCCGGCAACACCATGGATGGCCCGCCCCGCGGTTCCGAACCTCCATCCCACCACGCGAACGCCTATGTCCACCGCCGAGAAATCCTCCGCGCGCAAAACCCCCTTGCTCAAGGGCACCCTGGTCATGTGGAACGACCTGAAAGGTTTCGGGTTCGTGCGCCCGGAACCCGCGGACGGCGACCAGGACGACCATTTCATCCACATCACCGCCTTCAAGAAGGGCATGAGCCGCCGCCCGGAAATCGGCGACGCGGTACGCTTCCGGCCCGACGACAGCGCCGAGGCCGGGGACAAGAAGCGGGCGGCTTTCGCCCTGATCGAGGGTATGGACTACGAACACCCGGAGCCCAAGCCGTTCTCCCTGGCGCCCAAGCCCCGTTCCCTGTTGACCAACCTGTTGATCCTGACGCCCTTGATGCTGTCGTCCTATACGCTGTGGATGGCCCGGAACCCGCTGCCGTTCTTTTCCTACTGCATCTTCAGCCTGATTACCATCATGATCTACGGGGCCGACAAAACCCATGCCGCCACCCGTCGCTGGCGGGTCCCGGAAAACTACCTCCTGGTCCTGGAACTCATGGGCGGCTGGCCGGGCGCCTTGGTGGCCCAGAACCAATTGCGCCATAAAACCCGGAAATCGACCTATAAGATTCTGCTGCATACCATCGTCGCCGCGCATTTGCTGGGCTGGGCCGTCTATCTGTATTGGAAGCTCCACCTCCAAACCGCCTGAAACCGGCCGCGGTTTTTGCGCGTCTTGCCAAAGCCGGGCTTGGGAATAAGCGAAATATCCCTTTATGGCGCACGATCCGCAGGGGGCGGCAAACCCCTGCTGCCGGTTCCATCCAGCCTGTGGATATTCGCGGGATGGATTATCCCGGCGGACGCCGCCCCCAGCGGCCAAACTCTGGGTTAACTGATTTTTTGCGATATAAATCAGTCGGCTATGAAAAAATGGGGTTATAGGAAAACCCAGATTGGGCCTTGCCAAGCCTGTGGATAACTCGGTGGATGGATTCCGCGCCGGACTGGCGGGCCGCTTTACCCCTTCGCCGGTCAAAACCCGCCGTCCCGCCCCCGCCGGTTCCCGAAATTCAACCGGTGTTGACAGATTGCTCCGTGGCAATAAGCGATTCCCTTATGCCGGGCCGCCCCACGGACCGCTATCATTGCCCGACCCTGGACATCCGCCATTCCCACTATGCGCCGCCCGCCCAACCGATCCCCAAAACCTGTAAAGCCCAGCGCCCCGCTGCCGCGCCCGGCGGCCGAAATCTTCGCGGGGTTGTTGTTCGCCGAGGTGCCGCCCCCGGTGTTGCAACGGCTGCAAACCATGAATGCGGTGCTGGCCGATAATATGCGCGGCCTGGACGATGTGGGCCGGAACAATATGCGCGAGGCGCTGGCGCGCTGGTCCTGCCGCTTGCCGGAAGGCTTGGAAAGCTGGAACCACGCCTTCGTGGCGGCCATGGCCCATGTCCACGAGGCCAAATTCGCCAAGTGGCTGAAGCAATTGCCCGATCCACCGCCGGAACCGCCCGGCCTTTGGGAAACCCTGGCGGCCCAGGCCGCCGCGCCGGACGAGACCGGGCTGGCCGCTTGCCTGATCCTGTACGACCTGGGCTGCGCCCGCGCCTTCCTGGCGTTCAAGCGCTCGGCCTCGGCGGCTCCTTTTTCTCCCTAGATCGGAACTCCAAGCATGAGCGGAATCGAATGGGCGCTGGTCGCCCTGGCCGCGCTGGCGGCGGGCGCGGTGAACGCCCTGGCCGGTGGCGGCACCTTGATCACCTTTCCCTTGCTGACGGCGGTGGGCCTGCCCGCCATCGAGGCCAATATCACCAATACCGTGGCGCTGTGTCCCGGCTATTTCGCCGCCACCCTGGCCCAGGCCGGGGATTTGCGTAGCCAGCGCCGCCGCTTGTGGTTGTACCTGCCCACCGCCATCCTGGGCGGGATCGTCGGCGGGGCGCTGTTGCTGCATACCGGGGAACGGACTTTCCGCGCCCTGGTGCCTTATCTGATCCTGTTCGCCGCTTTGCTGCTGGCTGGCCAGGATTGGGTGCGTGCTTGGTTGCTGCGCCGCGCCAACCACCCGGATTCGGCCCGCTGGCTGGAAACCCTGGGGGTGGTGCCCGCGTTCCTGGCGGCGGTCTATGGCGGCTATTTCGGCGCGGGGGTGAGCGTGATCGTGCTGGCGGTGCTGGGCTTGGTGCTGGACGACAGCCTGACCCGGCTCAATGCCTTGAAGCAAGGCGTCGCCTTCGCCATCAACACGGCGGCGGCGCTGTTCCTGGCGCTGTCGGGGCGGGTGGATTGGCCGGTGGCGCTGGCGATGGCGGTGGGGGCCTTGGTCGGCGGCGCCTTGGGCGGCAAGCTGGCCGGGCGGATCCAACCGGCCCTGTTGCGCGGCATCGTGGTGGGGGTCGGTGTGGTCGTGGCCGGGATTTACTGGGTCCGGGGTTGAGGTTCCAACCACTGGGGAGGTAGCACCATGGTCGATAGGGCGGCGGTAGCGGAAGATTGGCGTCGGCGCGGTTTCGGTTGCGATCTCTGGGTGGACCCGCCCGGCCAGCGCTGGGAGGATTTCGTCCACGGCGTCGATGAACTGGTGATGGTGGTGGAGGGCCGGGTCGAGTTCGAGATCGACGGAGTGGTCCACCAGCCGGAGGCCGGGGAGGAATTATTGATCCCGGCGGGCGCGGTGCATTCGGTGCGGAACCTGGGCGGCGGCCCCGCGCGCTGGCTGTATGGCTATCACGCGGGTTGAATCGTGGGCATGACCCTACGTGCCCACCCTACAGTCTATCCGGCTTGAACCTGCGGCCCGGCCTCAGCACTCGGGCACGCTGACCGGGATGTGCATGGCGAGACCGGCCTCTGCGGTTTCCTTGTAGCGGCTGTTCATATCCTGGGCGGTTTCCCACATGGTCTTGATGACGGCGTCGAGGCTGACGCGGGCGTCCTTGGGGTCGGTCTCCAGCGCGATATTGGCGGCGGTGATGGCTTTCATCGCGCCCATGCTGTTGCGCTCGATGCAGGGAATCTGCACCAGCCCGCCCACCGGGTCGCAGGTCAGGCCCAGGTGGTGTTCCATGGCGATTTCGGCGGCGATCAAGACCTGTGCCGGGCAGGCGCCCAGGGCTTCGGCCAG
Encoded here:
- the hemB gene encoding porphobilinogen synthase, whose protein sequence is MPSNHSIFYPRTRLRRMRRDDFSRRLMRETRLAPDDLIYPLFVLEGGNRREAVASMPGVERLSIDLLVEECAAAHALGIPAVALFPVTPPELKSLDAAEAHNPEGLAQRAVRALKQAVPGLGVMTDVALDPFTTHGQDGLIDGQGYVVNDATVEVLVKQALSHAAAGADIVAPSDMMDGRIGAIRAALEAQGQVNTRILAYSAKYASAFYGPFRDAVGSAAHLAGGDKYSYQMDPANSDEALREVALDLAEGADMVMVKPGLPYLDIIRRIKDEFGVPTLAYQVSGEYAMLKAAAQNGWLDERKTVLEALLSLKRAGADAILSYYAKDVAQWLREA
- a CDS encoding MlaC/ttg2D family ABC transporter substrate-binding protein, coding for MKFTKSSFGLASWAGVLGLLLGLCAATVRAEEGLLPPQVVIQKTADQLQVSLQKPEYKSDFRKATALVDQIIEPQIDFDRVSVLILGKLWKTASPEQKDRFKKEFRLLLVRTYTTAFTEYADWKIRYLPLEMNPADKKVMVRTEILQSGAQPVGVNYRMILEGSQWKVYDVLIEGVSLLQNYRSSFTEEVARTGSLDQLIAHLTERNAAALKEPVGKKGS
- the hemF gene encoding oxygen-dependent coproporphyrinogen oxidase; translation: MNTPDLAAVKTYLLDLQDRICAALETEEPEARFQEDNWTYASGIGGGRTRVMAGGQTFEQAGVNFSHVAGKTLPPSATAHRPELAGRGFQAVGVSLVVHPLNPYVPTSHANVRFFIAEKEGEAPVWWFGGGFDLTPYYPFEEDAAHWHRTARTACEPFGPEVYPRFKRWCDEYFFLKHRGETRGVGGLFFDDVNEGGFERSFSFLRSVGDHYLPAYLPIVRERKATPHGAREREFQLYRRGRYVEFNLVYDRGTLFGLQSGGRTESILMSLPPVAHWRYDWKPEAGSPEEALYRDFLRPRDWL
- the cmoB gene encoding tRNA 5-methoxyuridine(34)/uridine 5-oxyacetic acid(34) synthase CmoB; the protein is MIDSPELAAYATLAETFPEPVFRPWLESLPAQLARAFAADHHGDWPRWREVLRRLPPIQPAWVNLNADAVQLKGRADAAAELALIETLLRELHPWRKGPYDVLGIPIDTEWRSDLKWRRLESAIQPLAGRTVLDVGCGNGYHAWRMVGAGAGRVIGIDPTLLSVAQFLAIRHFAGDFPVYVLPVGIDDVPPNLGAFDTVFSMGVLYHRRSPLDHLLELKGCMREGGELVLETLVIEGGAGQVLVPEDRYARMRNVWFIPSCPTLEGWLKRCGYRNIRLIDVTPTTAEEQRSTDWMRFQSLPDCLDPANPGLTVEGLPAPRRAVFLAEGP
- a CDS encoding DUF47 domain-containing protein, with translation MSPDPRFRPLESLLRQHLDNSIACGQELKRLFGHLDAPQAHIAEIRRMEEFGDRLTAEAHRALEDPPYSELIHLTQLWVKHLDDIIDGLNNTARVIDIFTPERAEPDAQRILAIILEMAARLAVEVWRYPGNTLDGVRDCREALKRWEEEADAIYHEWRKSHRRHSSLSLISELDWTEILGLLEATTDACYHSAVLLERITRHHLRQAAS
- the cmoA gene encoding carboxy-S-adenosyl-L-methionine synthase CmoA is translated as MSKDQLFRAPQPIAGDFNFGQETALVFDDMLDRSVPFYAELQRMIGEIAADFAAEGSRLYDLGCSTGTTLLCLDRMVPPGVAFVGVDASPEMLEQARQKLARHGLARPCELVRQNLDQGVALVDASVVVMNLTLQFVRPLHRDRLIAAIAQGTRANGCLILVEKVLGQDSTLNRLFIKYHYDFKKRNGYSELEIAQKREALENVLIPYHLEENRELLLRNGFRTCDVFFRWYNFCGMLAIK
- a CDS encoding DUF1294 domain-containing protein, whose amino-acid sequence is MSTAEKSSARKTPLLKGTLVMWNDLKGFGFVRPEPADGDQDDHFIHITAFKKGMSRRPEIGDAVRFRPDDSAEAGDKKRAAFALIEGMDYEHPEPKPFSLAPKPRSLLTNLLILTPLMLSSYTLWMARNPLPFFSYCIFSLITIMIYGADKTHAATRRWRVPENYLLVLELMGGWPGALVAQNQLRHKTRKSTYKILLHTIVAAHLLGWAVYLYWKLHLQTA
- a CDS encoding sulfite exporter TauE/SafE family protein — translated: MSGIEWALVALAALAAGAVNALAGGGTLITFPLLTAVGLPAIEANITNTVALCPGYFAATLAQAGDLRSQRRRLWLYLPTAILGGIVGGALLLHTGERTFRALVPYLILFAALLLAGQDWVRAWLLRRANHPDSARWLETLGVVPAFLAAVYGGYFGAGVSVIVLAVLGLVLDDSLTRLNALKQGVAFAINTAAALFLALSGRVDWPVALAMAVGALVGGALGGKLAGRIQPALLRGIVVGVGVVVAGIYWVRG
- a CDS encoding cupin domain-containing protein; amino-acid sequence: MVDRAAVAEDWRRRGFGCDLWVDPPGQRWEDFVHGVDELVMVVEGRVEFEIDGVVHQPEAGEELLIPAGAVHSVRNLGGGPARWLYGYHAG